The Salicibibacter halophilus DNA window TTGAGTCTCAAATAGCGGTTTCGAATTTCGGGATGTTTATCACTTTTGACGACAGCGGTTGCACATTGCACTAAAAGGGGTTTGATATAGACCCCTGCTCTCGAAACTCTGACGGACTTTTTCTTGCCGGCACTTTCGTTATTTGTCGGGGTTAACCCTGCCCAGGAACATAAATGCTTAGCTGTTGGAAACACGTCCATATTAACGCCTATTTCAGAAACCACGGCAATGGCTGAAAAGGTGTTTTTAAAGGACGGAACAGTTAAGATCAAGTTAATTTCTTCTGTGTAGGGTTCGGCAAGGGAAAGGATCAGTTTCTCAAGGTCAGATTTTCGCACGTTAAGGTTTTCGTAATGCCGCTTGATAACAGCCAACTTGCCTGATTGTTCCGGTGTAATAAAACCATCAATGGCAAGTTTCAGCTCTGGAATTTTATGATCCATGGAGCCGTGAATCAGAGGCTCGATCTCAAAATTGGTGTCCGTTGGATCTTCCAGTAGTTTATCAATGATGTTCATGGAACTTTTTCCAAAGGTATCAGATACCACATTTCCAAGCTGGATGTTCGAAACGGTCAGGCTGTTTTGAAATCGATTCTTCTCACTTGAAGTAAAATTGGTCAGCTTAAAACGGTAACGCATCAAGTCACGAAGCTGTCGGATAGCGAGTGGAGGCATGAAACTTCCGGGTACAAGATCGTGTTTGAATAAATCGGCGATCCATTTGGCATCCTTTTTATCCGTTTTCTTGCCTTGGATGGCTCTGACGTATTTCGGATGAGCCAAGGTAATGGTGCAGGAATGTTCCAAGACATTGAACACGGGGATCCAGTACTTTCCGGTCGATTCCATGCAGACATCCTTGCAATTGTGTTCACAAAGCCACTGTGACAGCTCTTTCAACCCTTTGGTATAGGTTGAAAAGCGATGGCGTTTGTAAGTCGTGACGCCTTTGTCGGTAGAAGCAATACACGCAACAACAAAGGTTTTATGGACGTCAATGCCACAACAGATGGGATATACAATTTTTAATCCCATCAAGATTTCACTCCTTTCTAGAATATATAGGGACAGAACAGCATTGACTGATTGCCCAGCAATAAACGAGTGAGTTGTTTATACAAAGATAAGTCTACGTGCTCGATGGCACACTTATTTGTGCTTGAAAAGGCAACCTACACATATAAAAATTCGGTCACTCCGCGATCGGAATGGCCCACTCACCTCCACGTGATTTGTAGTTAACTGTGCATCCCTATAAGTCTAGAATAAACCAAAAAGCGCTCGACGCAACTTATTTCATAATGTTTTGTGCCTTGAGCGGAAGCGAAAGGAATGGCTATAAAAATGAAGAAAGGGGCATATGTTCATATTCCCTTTTGCAATCAGATCTGTCATTATTGCGATTTTAATAAAGTGTTGATCAAAAATCAGCCGGTGGATGATTATTTGGAAGCTTTGCAAGCCGAAGGGGAGACACGTTTAAATAAAACCGTTGAATATATGGACACGCTCTATATCGGAGGCGGAACCCCCACATCCCTTTCCGCCGGCCAGTTGCAAACGTTATTTTCCAACCTGAAGCGTGCAGGCCTTTCCTGGGACGAGGGCAGTGAAGTGACCGTAGAAGTGAATCCGGATGGCATTGATGATGATCGACTGTATACCTTGAAAAATAACGGCGTCAACCGTATCAGTATCGGTGTGCAAACGTTTGACCCGGAATTGTTGGAGACCCTTGGCCGAACGCACAGTGTGGGAGATGTAAGCAGAACGGTCGCACGGGCGCGGGAGCTCGGCTTTGACAATATATCGATCGATTTAATGTTTGCATTGCCCGGTCAAACAATCAATCAATGGCATACAACCATTGAGGAGGCGGTTGCGCTCGAGCCTGACCATATTTCAGCGTATGGATTGAAAATTGAAGCCAAAACGCAATTTTACAACTGGTTGCAAGCAGGGAAACTAACGCCGTTAAGTGAAGACGAAGAAGCGGACATGTATGACGTCCTTCTATCAAAATTAGAGCGTTACGGTTACGAACAATATGAAATCAGCAACTTTGCAACGAAAGGAAAAGAAAGCGCGCATAACCTCATCTATTGGCGCAATCAACCATATCTCGGATTGGGCGCTGGTGCTCACGGTTATCAAAATAGCGAGCGGTACGGGAATATTTTGCCAATCCCCCACTATTTAAAATCCGTTCAAAAAGGCGAACTACCGGAGCGTACACGACAACCGGTATCGTTTAATGAACAAATGGAAGAGGAAATGTTTCTTGGGTTGCGATTAAAAGAGGGGGTTCATGTCCATCGTTTTAAAGAGAAATTCGGCACTTCTTTTTACGATGTATACGGCCAGGTCCACGCCGAATTGGTTGAAGACGGCTTGTTAGATGAAGAAGATGGACGATTACGTTTGACAGAGAAAGGAAAATATCTTGGCAATAATGTATTTGCTTCGTTTTTATTTGATTCGTAAACGTCTTTGCGTTGACAAAACATAACCGATTTTGATAAGTTATCAATAGCATTAGCACTCGGGAAACGAGAGTGCTAACAGAGGTGATAGACGATGCTTAGTCAGCGCCAATTGTTGATATTGCAAGCCATCGTCGATGATTATGTCCAGAGTGCCGAGCCAATCGGTTCAAGAAGTATTTCCAAACGAGAGGACATTTCTTTCAGCCCGGCTACGATCCGCAATGAGATGGCTGATTTGGAAGAAAT harbors:
- a CDS encoding IS110 family RNA-guided transposase, whose protein sequence is MGLKIVYPICCGIDVHKTFVVACIASTDKGVTTYKRHRFSTYTKGLKELSQWLCEHNCKDVCMESTGKYWIPVFNVLEHSCTITLAHPKYVRAIQGKKTDKKDAKWIADLFKHDLVPGSFMPPLAIRQLRDLMRYRFKLTNFTSSEKNRFQNSLTVSNIQLGNVVSDTFGKSSMNIIDKLLEDPTDTNFEIEPLIHGSMDHKIPELKLAIDGFITPEQSGKLAVIKRHYENLNVRKSDLEKLILSLAEPYTEEINLILTVPSFKNTFSAIAVVSEIGVNMDVFPTAKHLCSWAGLTPTNNESAGKKKSVRVSRAGVYIKPLLVQCATAVVKSDKHPEIRNRYLRLKKRRGHKRAIIAIARMLLTAIYHILKKKEPYNPDLYQKADVLPVSREITVEQALSLAKSQGFRIKETVT
- the hemW gene encoding radical SAM family heme chaperone HemW, which gives rise to MKKGAYVHIPFCNQICHYCDFNKVLIKNQPVDDYLEALQAEGETRLNKTVEYMDTLYIGGGTPTSLSAGQLQTLFSNLKRAGLSWDEGSEVTVEVNPDGIDDDRLYTLKNNGVNRISIGVQTFDPELLETLGRTHSVGDVSRTVARARELGFDNISIDLMFALPGQTINQWHTTIEEAVALEPDHISAYGLKIEAKTQFYNWLQAGKLTPLSEDEEADMYDVLLSKLERYGYEQYEISNFATKGKESAHNLIYWRNQPYLGLGAGAHGYQNSERYGNILPIPHYLKSVQKGELPERTRQPVSFNEQMEEEMFLGLRLKEGVHVHRFKEKFGTSFYDVYGQVHAELVEDGLLDEEDGRLRLTEKGKYLGNNVFASFLFDS